A region from the Triticum urartu cultivar G1812 chromosome 1, Tu2.1, whole genome shotgun sequence genome encodes:
- the LOC125537257 gene encoding uncharacterized protein LOC125537257 yields MAMRMAAGRACGAWSAQRMLLPRQRVDFFRPSPAAATLRFGDRRAVGSRVILCLASGGGRPRDDGGEFEPTDSPLDSDGRMVDEGMDTLWRRIREVEAASADEEDEEEPEYEGGVDVFAPPAEWTELERRHYVLYVAALREALGALFALLARERPAFGAAVVALLLLSVPVSVLHVSVELIRAVYSMLAAVHNGTI; encoded by the coding sequence ATGGCAATGCGCATGGCAGCGGGAAGGGCCTGTGGCGCTTGGAGCGCGCAGCGCATGCTGCTCCCCCGCCAGCGCGTCGACTTCTTCCGGCCGTCTCCCGCGGCGGCGACGCTACGGTTCGGCGATCGTCGCGCCGTCGGGAGCAGAGTGATCCTCTGCCTCGCGTCGGGAGGCGGTCGTCCGCGGGACGACGGCGGCGAGTTCGAGCCCACGGACTCGCCGTTGGATTCGGACGGGCGGATGGTCGACGAGGGCATGGACACGCTGTGGCGGCGCATCCGCGAGGTGGAGGCGGCATCAGCTgacgaggaggacgaggaagagCCAGAGTACGAGGGTGGCGTCGACGTCTTCGCGCCCCCGGCTGAGTGGACAGAGCTGGAGCGTCGGCATTACGTGCTGTACGTTGCCGCCCTGCGCGAGGCACTCGGCGCCCTGTTCGCATTGCTGGCGCGCGAGCGGCCGGCGTTCGGCGCGGCGGTCGTGGCGCTGCTGCTGCTCAGCGTGCCGGTCTCGGTGCTCCACGTCTCCGTGGAGCTGATCAGGGCCGTGTACTCCATGTTGGCCGCCGTGCACAACGGTACAATATAG